A window of Thermodesulfobacteriota bacterium contains these coding sequences:
- a CDS encoding TolC family protein: MRANPLRLFLVMCFALCLSAPSGAEEAGVLTLDEAIATALGENPGMTAADASVEISESLVRSANSAWYPEIYTRLVFPFIGRESGFFLDQMIWDFGRTSNRVKSSKAQLRSTRFDSETAREDLILDTTVSYYSVLSWQHAAEARAKKVREFEARLERAQGFFDAGRAGKADVTKAMVDLGNARLELNTAENELEAAKQGLLDAMGVDGGFNYTLVDDPTYDKVEMNIEKSIDTALANRPELKSLKAKEAAMNADLSAARKEYFPVIFGRTAYRFKGEGAETPGFIAGIGLELNIFDGFKKNAGIQNARAQLRRSRAELETKRTEVESEIRKLHRDLSLAEKNISVTEETRRSSEETLALARERYRLERASDVELAEAEALYSNANAAYLQAIYDYRITAAKLERAISGGGDLDQ, from the coding sequence ATGAGAGCTAACCCCTTAAGATTGTTCCTCGTGATGTGCTTCGCACTGTGCCTTTCCGCCCCTTCCGGCGCGGAAGAAGCGGGGGTTCTGACCCTCGACGAGGCCATAGCGACGGCCCTCGGAGAGAACCCCGGAATGACGGCCGCCGATGCATCCGTTGAAATTTCCGAGTCCCTCGTGAGGAGCGCGAATTCCGCCTGGTACCCCGAAATTTACACGAGGCTCGTATTCCCCTTCATCGGCAGGGAATCCGGGTTTTTCCTGGACCAGATGATATGGGACTTCGGACGTACTTCGAACCGCGTAAAATCGAGCAAGGCGCAGCTAAGATCTACGAGGTTCGACAGCGAAACGGCAAGGGAAGACCTCATACTCGACACGACCGTTAGTTATTATAGTGTGCTGTCGTGGCAGCATGCGGCCGAAGCCAGGGCGAAGAAGGTCCGGGAATTCGAGGCGCGGCTCGAACGCGCCCAAGGGTTCTTCGACGCGGGGCGGGCGGGCAAGGCCGACGTCACGAAGGCGATGGTCGATCTCGGAAACGCCCGGCTCGAGCTCAACACCGCAGAGAACGAGCTCGAAGCGGCAAAGCAGGGCCTCCTCGACGCAATGGGCGTCGATGGAGGGTTTAACTACACCCTCGTCGACGACCCGACGTACGACAAAGTGGAGATGAATATCGAAAAATCCATAGACACGGCGCTAGCCAACAGGCCGGAGCTCAAGAGCCTGAAGGCCAAAGAGGCCGCGATGAACGCCGACCTCTCGGCCGCCCGGAAGGAATACTTCCCCGTCATATTCGGAAGGACGGCCTACAGGTTCAAGGGCGAGGGAGCGGAAACGCCGGGCTTTATCGCGGGTATAGGGCTCGAGCTCAACATATTCGACGGCTTTAAGAAAAACGCCGGGATACAAAACGCAAGGGCCCAGCTCAGGCGCTCCCGGGCCGAGCTAGAAACGAAAAGAACCGAGGTGGAATCCGAGATAAGAAAGCTCCACAGGGATCTCAGCCTCGCCGAAAAGAATATTTCCGTAACGGAAGAGACAAGGCGATCCTCCGAGGAAACCCTCGCCCTCGCGCGCGAAAGGTACAGGCTCGAAAGGGCGTCCGACGTCGAGCTCGCCGAGGCCGAAGCGCTCTATTCGAACGCGAACGCGGCCTACCTCCAGGCCATATACGACTACAGAATTACCGCTGCAAAGCTCGAAAGGGCTATAAGCGGAGGCGGTGACCTTGATCAATAA